In Phragmites australis chromosome 24, lpPhrAust1.1, whole genome shotgun sequence, the following are encoded in one genomic region:
- the LOC133907655 gene encoding protein EMSY-LIKE 1-like: protein MGDSVELECVKPDAAFQIHRFKQSAYAAALRAFCAQSDFLSGTKEECLAALRNELKILETEHREYLVKARSNKQIKSLSTGLSKGNTCNTEVMKDTPDLACVLPDAEDTVFQIHCLERSAYASVLRAFCAVTNYLSWLQVKLLTKLRNELRISHMEHKEVLVKVSSDEHIKSLRKFSLANFSIFTRMDPAFDVHDVVHDKIGSTGQVSTSSTSCLSLAQQSPISERSMSSARDIGISDSSNRAKEGHFFETHAVVSAKRLKSVNGRALALLKSSPSSEQLPVAVSAVVVKGFTDDTLDSETLSCEVKSGCISSPIFQEHSQSNAGHVPSCVDRDRQKSGKRKTVVPAMRGSKSLCVMGRKYGIKYQRHRNKDSDLEHGSERIKLCLTASLLNKVEKLFRENPDPANLETAKSILKAQEKDLLDALVKLSEVSYGVAYFSANGQPANLNKHGEGKGDEEVPPKPVSSSDEAPPETKLGDSGEENKIKIQGVAATALSPSSTTPAPSKKRFRTKFTAE from the exons ATGGGAGATTCTGTAGAACTTGAATGTGTAAAACCAGACGCTGCATTTCAGATCCATCGCTTCAAGCAATCAGCATATGCTGCTGCGTTGAGAGCGTTCTGTGCTCAGTCAGACTTTCTCTCAGGG ACCAAAGAAGAATGCCTTGCTGCACTGAGAAATGAGCTTAAAATATTGGAGACTGAACACAGAGAGTATCTTGTGAAGGCCAGATCAAATAAGCAAATCAAGTCTTTGAG TACTGGCTTGAGCAAAGGAAACACTTGCAATACTGAAGTAATGAAGGATACTCCAGATCTTGCATGTGTACTACCAGATGCTGAAGATACTGTATTTCAGATTCACTGCTTGGAGCGATCAGCATATGCGTCTGTGTTAAGAGCTTTCTGTGCCGTGACAAACTACCTCTCATGG TTACAGGTCAAGCTTCTTACTAAACTGAGAAATGAACTTAGAATATCGCACATGGAGCATAAAGAAGTTCTTGTGAAGGTCAGTTCAGATGAGCATATCAAATCTTTGAG GAAATTTAGTTTGgcaaacttttctatttttacgaGGATGGATCCTGCTTTTGATGTGCATGATGTGGTTCATGATAAGATTGGCTCAACTGGACAGGTCTCCACTTCATCCACGAGCTGCCTCAGTTTGGCTCAGCAATCACCAATATCAGAGCGTTCAATGTCCTCTGCAAG GGACATTGGGATATCAGATAGCTCTAACAGGGCCAAAGAAGGACATTTTTTTGAAACCCATGCAGTGGTGTCGGCTAAAAGGTTGAAATCTGTAAACGGGCGTGCACTAGCATTATTAAAATCCTCCCCTTCTTCTGAACAGTTACCAGTGGCAGTTTCtgcggtggtggtg AAAGGTTTCACAGATGACACACTTGATAGTGAGACCTTGTCCTGTGAAGTGAAGTCTGGTTGTATTTCATCTCCCATTTTTCAAGAGCACAGCCAATCAAATGCTGGTCATGTTCCTTCATGTGTTGATCGTGATAGGCAAAAATCAGGGAAAAGGAAAACTGTAGTGCCTGCGATGAGGGGATCTAAGAGTCTGTGTGTTATGGGCAGAAAATATGGGATTAAGTATCAGAGGCACAGGAATAAGGACTCAGATTTGGAACATGGTTCTGAAAGAATTAAGCTTTGCCTAACTGCTAGCCTTCTAAACAAG GTTGAAAAACTATTTAGAGAAAATCCAGATCCAGCTAATTTAGAGACAGCAAAGTCAATACTCAAA GCCCaagaaaaggatcttttggatgCACTTGTTAAACTTTCTGAAGTATCATATGGTG TGGCATATTTCAGTGCTAACGGTCAGCCGGCCAACCTCAACAAGCACGGCGAAGGCAAGGGCGACGAGGAGGTGCCGCCAAAGCCGGTGAGTTCAAGCGACGAGGCACCGCCTGAGACGAAGCTGGGGGACAGTGgagaagaaaacaagatcaAGATCCAGGGCGTTGCTGCCACGGCGTTGTCCCCTTCATCGACGACCCCGGCGCCGAGCAAGAAGCGGTTCCGTACCAAGTTCACGGCGGAGTAG
- the LOC133907154 gene encoding glutathione S-transferase T3-like, whose product MDSFLDLMSDRNIEDNGPYWDDSQFASPLEEQQTPHVEAGASQKAKKVRSKKFSVKEDNMLVSAWLEVSLDAIQGNEQSRATYWQRITDYFHEHKDFASDRNSNSLQHRWSVILEGVNRFCGCYVQIQNRRQSGVTEQDKVMHACELYKSKDPKGRSFGLLHCWNILQHEQKWKDRCGEKKQKTSTTGSPSSSPGTNESHLEVDGEGHTSEPVVRPVGRKAEKERQRRGKNPVSPGDNLYMEAMENLWTKKKEAEALKEVAKKERNDERLVLEKKRIELKEQDIELRRRITSAYIIKIVHDRYRLYWYNYIHYTPPYFSHRCSTRSSRSCE is encoded by the exons ATGGATAGTTTTTTGGATTTGATGAGTGATCGAAACATTGAAGACAATGGACCGTATTGGGATGATAGTCAATTTGCAAGTCCACTTGAGGAACAACAAACGCCACATGTAGAAGCTGGTGCATCCCAAAAAGCAAAAAAGGTCAGATCAAAAAAATTCAGTGTAAAAGAAGACAACATGTTGGTGTCGGCATGGCTAGAAGTTAGTTTGGATGCTATACAAGGGAATGAACAATCACGTGCTACGTATTGGCAAAGAATTACTGATTATTTTCATGAGCACAAGGACTTTGCATCTGATCGTAATTCCAATTCTCTACAGCATCGTTGGTCTGTCATACTAGAAGGTGTTAACCGGTTTTGTGGATGTTATGTTCAGATTCAAAACAGGAGGCAAAGCGGGGTGACAGAACAAGATAAG gtaatgcatgcatgtgaattgtaTAAGTCAAAAGATCCGAAAGGCAGATCGTTCGGATTGTTGCATTGTTGGAATATCTTGCAGCATGAGCAAAAGTGGAAGGATAGGTGCGGCGAGAAAAAACAGAAGACATCCACCACTGGAAGTCCATCGTCCAGTCCTGGGACCAATGAGAGTCATCTAGAGGTTGATGGGGAGGGTCATACTTCAGAGCCCGTGGTTAGGCCAGTAGGTAGGAAGGCGGAGAAAGAGCGACAGCGGCGAGGTAAAAATCCCGTCTCTCCTGGAGATAATCTTTACATGGAAGCGATGGAAAACTTGTGGACTAAGAAGAAAGAGGCAGAAGCCTTGAAAGAGGTTGCAAAAAAAGAGCGCAATGATGAAAGACTTGTACTTGAGAAGAAAAGGATTGAACTGAAGGAACAAGATATTGAGTTAAGGAGAAGGATTACAAGTGCATACATAATTAAAATAGTACATGATAGGTACCGACTATATTGGTACAACTACATACACTACACCCCTCCATATTTTTCCCACAGGTGCTCGACTAGATCATCACGAAGCTGTGAGTGA
- the LOC133907736 gene encoding probable NAD(P)H dehydrogenase (quinone) FQR1-like 2: MGKGGGCVPSKKRQPPAAAGVAPSSSSAAAAAAAPREAPEEELASAAGRTLRLYILFYSMYGHVEALARRAAAGAGAVEGVEAVLRRVPETLPPEVLEKMQAPPKDPAVPVMASAAELEEADGVLFGFPTRYGAMAAQMKAFFDSTGSLWEEQRLAGKPAGFFVSTGTQGGGQETTAWTAITQLVHHGMLFVPIGYTFGSDMFKMDEIRGGSPYGAGVFAGDGSRQSSETELALAEHQGKYMASIVKKLAHHA, from the exons CGTCGTCGtccgcagcggcggcggccgcggcgccgcGCGAGGCGCCCGAGGAGGAGCTGGCCTCCGCAGCGGGGCGGACGCTGCGGCTGTACATCTTGTTCTACTCGATGTACGGTCACGTGGAGGCGCtggcgcggcgggcggcggcgggggcaggCGCGGTGGAGGGCGTTGAGGCCGTGCTAAGGCGGGTCCCCGAGACGCTCCCGCCGGAGGTGCTGGAGAAGATGCAGGCGCCGCCCAAGGACCCCGCGGTCCCCGTTATGGCGTCCGCGGCGGAGCTGGAGGAGGCCGACGGGGTGTTGTTCGGGTTCCCGACGAGGTACGGCGCCATGGCCGCGCAGATGAAGGCGTTCTTCGACTCCACCGGGTCGCTTTGGGAGGAGCAGAGGCTCGCTGGGAAGCCCGCCGGGTTCTTCGTCAGCACCGGCACACAGGGCGGCGGCCAGGAGACCACAGC TTGGACGGCAATCACCCAGTTAGTGCACCATGGAATGCTCTTTGTCCCGATCGGCTACACCTTCGGTTCAGACATGTTCAAGATGGACGAAATTAGAGGAGGCAGCCCCTACGGTGCCGGCGTCTTTGCTGGTGACGGTAGCAGACAATCCAGCGAGACGGAGCTCGCCCTCGCCGAGCACCAGGGCAAGTACATGGCCTCaatagtgaagaagcttgctCATCATGCCTGA